CGGCGGCTTGACATCCGAGAGTTCGTCAGGGGCGAGAGGAAGATAGGCGCGCATGGAACCAGTGTGCCACGTCTATTTAGAGGTCCGAGAAGTCCTCTCCAGGTGACTCCAGTTAGGTACTTTTTCCACAGGCTTGCAGATTGAACTTCCTCCCCCGGGTACGTTGCTATTGTCACTGTCTGCCAAGAAAACACGGCACGCTCAGGGGACCGAGAACCCCGACCAAATGCTGGTCAAATGACAGTGACAGGAGTGAGCCATGGACGCAAGAACTAAGGCAATGGCGGTCGTGCAGCATAGTTCTTTAGCATCAAGGAAGACAACGCCACCTCCCGAACGGCGATACTCGCCACTGCATCAGAAGTCGTCGACTCAAAACCGATGCAGATCCCTCGGGGGCCTCCGGGCACTACTAACTCCGGCCCTGGCTCTGTCACTAACAGTTTTCGCCAGCAATCATCTGCTGTCTGCCATCGCGGTTGGTGGGTTTTATGGCCCTGTGGGTTTGGCGCTAATTTTTACCGTCGTAATTGAAGCGATTGCCCTGTGGTTCCTGGTGTGGAGTGTCTTGGCATTGCTCTCTACTGTTCCCCAACTCCCCACCAGATTTCGTTCAAAACTAGCCGGCTCAGTCATTTCCTACGCGCCGGCCGCCGCGAGAACCATTGCCTCTCGGGCGCTCGTCTCAACTGCGATCGCGGGTTCAGCTCTAGTGGGTCCAACCGCGTTTGCCGAGGACCTAGGCTCTGGGGTCGATGATCTGTTGTGGGACAGTGCTCCGGTGGCAACCAAGACTTTAGAGGTAGCGTCCAGTGACATGCAAGAAGTGTGGCTCCCAGGCGCTACGCCTGAGCCGCTCGCAGACGGGAGTTCCGAGGTATCTTCCGCGGCCAATCCTGACCCGTTGGCAGGTCCGTCTACCGTCGAGGAATCCGCTGAACCCTCACTCCCCCTAATGTCCACCGTGTCCCCTGACGCTGCTTCGACCGCAGCAAAGGAAAGAGAAGATGCGAGCATGCTCAATCCAGTCGGCACGTTGATGGCCCTCTCTGAACCGGAAGTCATCGGGCAAGGCAACCCCGCCTCGACATCCAGGCACGGCTCACATACCGAGCCGATCAACATTCTTTCGCAACACCAGTTTCGCGATTTGGACCTTACCGCGACACAGCGCGCCGAAGGCCCTCGACCGTTGGCTGCGGCTGAATCAACGAAAGCAACCACAGCGGCGCAGGTCAAGACGGGGATTAAGGCTCTTCAGTATGTCGTGGAGCCGGGCGATTGCCTCTGGAACATCGCCAAATCTCAGCTACCGCAGGGGACCCAAGACCGGGATATAGAAGAGGCGTGGAAGCAAATCTACCTCGACAACCAGGAGAATATTGGGCCTGACCCAAATCTCATCGAACCGGGTCAGACACTATCGCTCCGGGTGTGACTAGAAAGCCAGGACACATGAATCTGAGTTGAGGAGGACAGGCCAATGACCGCACAGACCATCGTCTCTGCACAGAGACACTCGCCGCGAATGAAAAGACCCATTCGCTCGTATGCACCGCTCTACCCACCGCACCAAAGCAGCCGCCTCACAATCGATGTCGACTCGGATGCATCCAGCTTTTTCGCCGCAAGCAAACCATCTCCTTCTGATGACAAACCTGAGCCCTGGGCACGTGCCCTCGCTGGCGCGATCCTCGATGCGGTAGAGGGACGAAGAGATCTTCGCAGTCTGGATCGGTGGATTACCCGGGAACTGTTCACACAGCTGACCAAGTCGTGCAGACCGTACCAAAAGACCGACCAAAAGCCGCGCCGCGCACAACCCTATTCAACTCGAACCTGGTACGCATCAAGCAGGGTGGTGGAAATTGCCGTCACAGTCTGGGATCAAGACCGGCTGCGGGCGGTGAGTATGCGACTGGTGCGACGGAATAAGGGCTGGATCGTTGTGGCCGTCGAGTACGGCTAGCAGATCACGCTTACCAGTCGGGTCACTGGTCATTGCAACGGGTAAAGGTTTAGTGCTTCTTCAACCCGCCGTGGTGGGATCATCCCCGCCCATGCGGGGAGGTACTGAGTAGCAGACGACGCGCTGCATCGTGAATGGGACCATCCCCGCCTACGCGGGGACGTAGGTTAGGGTCTAGCGCTTCTTGGAGCCACCCTTTTTCTTCGACTGTGCTCGACGCTGCGCTCGATTCATCCCGGCCTGCCCTGGTTTGGAGGCTCCTCCCACGGTCTGAGTAGCACCCGGACCTTCGAGTGTCATTCGCTTGGGCGCAGCCTGACGCCCAACGTCCCCCATAACGCTCTTGACTCCTGCCGCAGGGGCAGGGCTCTGCTTCCTGGGATTCTTTTCCTTGGCGGTGTTTTGTCTCGCCGCATCGTCCTTGTCGGCCTCACTCGCCGATGTAGCTGCAGCATTCGTAGCGATGCCCGCCGCCGCCATACCCGATCCAGAAATGTCGACTCCGGACGCTAGCAGTTCTTCTCGCTGTTCCTGAAGCTTTTGGAACTGGGTCGCATAGTTAAAGAGCTGTTGGACCGACTCCTCTTGGATTCGTTCCATCATTGCTTGGAACATCAGTGCACCCTCGTCCTTGTATTCGACAAGGGGATCACGCTGACCCATTGCACGAAGGCCAATGCCTTCCTTGAGGTAGTCCATCTCGTATAGGTGTTCACGCCACAGGCGATCAACCGTGGCCAGGACTACACGCCGCTGTAGCTCACTTCGCGGATCCTCCCCTAGCTGATCAACAGCGATGGGATTGTCAGCAAGCTCCTCAATCATCGTCTGATATGCGGCCTTAATATCACCGGTAAGCTCAAACGCGATGTCTTCGCGCGTAATCGCCTGCGGGCCACCGTGCTCTTCAAGAACCTCATCAACGGTTACCGAAACCGGATAGTATCCGCGCAGTTCGACCCAAAGCTTGTCAAGATCCCAGTCCTCAGATCTCTCTGCTGCTGTGAACTGAGCGACCGCGTTTGAAACCAATGATTCCTGGAACTGGTCAATCTGGTCCGCCAGGTCTTCTCCGCCCAAGACTCGAGCACGCTCGTCGTAGATGAGCGAACGCTGGGCGTTCATGACATCGTCATACTTCAGAACGTTCTTCCGAATCTCAAAGTTGCGTGACTCGACCTGTTGCTGCGCGGACTGAATCGAACGCGAAACCATCCTTGACTCAAGCGGCATGTCCTCCGGGTAGGCACCCGACATCATGATTCGCTGCGCCATTCCTGAGTTGAACAGGCGCATGAGATCGTCTTCCATCGACAGGTAGAAGCGGGACTCACCTGGGTCACCCTGACGTCCGGAACGACCGCGTAGCTGGTTGTCGATGCGGCGGGATTCGTGGCGTTCAGACCCAAGCACGTAGAGCCCGCCCAGTTCCGCAACCTCGTCGTGCTCCTCCGAGACCGCTCTGCGCGCATCTTCAAGAGCATCGGCCCAGGCTTCGCGATACTCCTCTGGATACTCATCGGGATCCAGCCCGCGGCTCTTGAGGTTCGCCTGAGCGATGAACTCTGCGTTGCCGCCAAGCATGATGTCAGTTCCGCGGCCTGCCATATTGGTCGCAACCGTCACGGCGCCCTTACGTCCAGCCATAGCAACGACCTGGGCCTCACGTTCGTGCTCCTTGGCGTTTAGCACCTGACGAGGAATGCCGCGCTCGGCCAACATGGATGCGAGCAATTCAGACTTCTCGACGGAGGTGGTACCCACAAGGACGGGTTGGCCCTTCTTGTGACGCTCCGCGATGTCGTCGATTATGGCGTTCAGCTTGCCTTTCATCGTCGGATAAACCAGATCGGACTGGTCGACGCGAATCATGTCACGGTTCGTCGGAATCGGGATTACCCCGATTTTGTAGGTCGAAGCAAACTCTGCCGCCTCTGTCTCTGCAGTACCTGTCATGCCCGAACGCGAGCCCTCGGGGTAAAGACGGAAGTAGTTCTGTAGAGTCACCGTTGCCAGAGTCTGGTTCTCGGCCTTGATCTCCACCTTTTCTTTGGCTTCGATCGCCTGGTGCATGCCTTCGTTGTAGCGCCGTCCCGGCAGAACGCGTCCGGTGTGTTCGTCAACAATCAGGACCTCGCCGTTAGTGACGATGTAGTCCTTGTCCCGGTGGTACAGCTCCTTTGCGCGAATCGCGTTATTCAGGAAACCGATAAGTGGGGTGTTTGCCGCCTCGTAAAGATTATCGACACCCAGCTGGTCCTCGACCTTCTCAATTCCGGGTTCAAGGATGCCGACGGTGCGCTTCTTCTCATCGACCTCGTAGTCCACGTCTGGTTCGAGGACCTGAGAAATGCGGGCGAATTCCGTGTACCAACGATTCAGATCACCAGACGCAGGACCCGAAATAATCAGAGGGGTTCGTGCCTCATCAATAAGGATCGAGTCAACCTCATCGACGATCACAAAGTTATGGCCGCGCTGGACCTGGTCCTCGGGTCGTTGCGCCATGTTGTCACGCAGATAGTCAAAGCCGAACTCGTTGTTGGTTCCATAGGTGATATCCGCGCTATAGACATCGCGACGCTGCTCCGGCGTCTGCCCCTGAAGAACGCATCCCACCGTAAGCCCCAGGAACTTGTATATGCGCCCCATCATCTCTGACTGGTACTCGGCCAGATAGTCGTTGACCGTGACAACGTGGACGCCCTTACCCTCAAGGGCGCGGAGGTACGAGGGCATGGTCGCAACCAGAGTCTTACCTTCACCCGTCTTCATTTCGGCGATGTTTCCACCGTGAAGAGCTGCACCGCCCATCACCTGGACGTGGAATGGCTTCATTCGCAATACTCGCCAGGCGGCCTCACGCACCGTTGCGAAAGCCTCAACCAAAATGTCATCAAGTGTCTCACCATCGGCAAGACGTGCTTTGAACTCATCGGTCTTTGCCTGGAGTTCCTCATCTGATAGCTTCGCGAAGTCTTCGTCGAGCGCATCCACCTGCGTGGCTATACTGTCGAGCTTGCGAAGCTGTCGGCCTTCACCGGCCCTGAGGATCTTGTCAACAAATGACACTGGGACTCCTAATCTTTGCCATCGCATTGTCGCTGGCGAAGGCAACGTGGGCAATTTGCCCGCTAACCATCCACCAGTCTACGGAATTCCCAGCGGGTAAGCCCCTGTGCGAGGCAAAAGCACCGTGAGATTCCAGCAACTAAGTAATAAAGACAATCCTTGCGCTATTGGCTAACAAAGCCCGTTTCGATTCTGAGCAACAGGTCACAGTCGAGTAAGATTAATGAACTCTCATAGAGAGTCGGGTGCAAACCCGATCCATTTTGTGAAGGAGGCACGCAATTCAGCGAAGCTCCTCTTGCTTCGCGATTCACTCTTCCAAATCCGAAGGTTTCCTGGAGGCCCTAATGGACATCGTCGTCACCGGACGCAACGCAGAAATTCATCCAAACTTCCGCCAAGCGGTAGAGGACAAGCTTGAGAAGGTAACGCTTTTCTATCCTCGTGCCCAGCGGGTTGAAGTCGTGTTAACGCACGAAGGCAATCCCCGGCTTGCTGACCGCAGCGAGCGGATTGAGTTGACTGTCTATGGAAAGGGACCCGTCATTCGTGCCGAGGCCGAGTCTGCGGACCGCTATTCGGCAGTCGACCTGGCAAGCGCCAAACTGTTTGAACGCCTACGTAGAATGCGTGATCGGGTAAAGGACCGTCGCAAGGGTAAGGGCAACGGAGCGCCCGAACCGAGTGAACTGACCCCCGAAATCGTTGATGACCAACTGAACGAGGACTTCACTGACGCCGAAGACTGGGCGCTTCGTTCCGCAGAGGACCTAAAGGTCGGTGAAGTGCGCGAGGAACAGCTTGGCGATTCACCGGTGCTTGTTCGACAGAAGGTACACGAGGCCGCGCCAATGTCTGTTGACGAGGCTTTGCAGCAGATGGAGCTGGTGGGACATCCATTCTTCCTCTTCATTGATCAGGACACCATGCAACCCTGCGTCGCGTATCACCGCAAGGGGTGGACTTACGGAATTATCCGCCTGAACACCCGGGTCGATTCTGAAGGGGTAGCCCACAGCTAGCGGAAGGCAACACGACCCCCGCGCGATGAAGCAAAGATGCCGAAACGCGCGGGGGTTTTAGCGTCACTGTCACGCGGAAGCCCACAACCCCACTACCTCCGGCTTTGGAGGTTATCCCCAGAGACGCTCGTAGCTACTCGCGAAAAGGCGACAGATGGCGTACTACTGGGCCATGACACTAGATCTCGCTGCTTGGGCCGGTCAGGTGAGCCGAATCCATCAGACACTACAGGCTCTCATCTGGTCGGCGCAGTGCGCCGGGTGCAACAAATGGGACGAGTTGTTGTGTTCTCGTTGCGCGTCCCTGGCAACCCGCCCACCCACCAGCTTCGCTCTGGAAGACGCCCAAGGGATTCCTTCTTGGCCAATGATTGCTAGTGGCGAGTATGAGGGCGAACTTCGAAACATACTTCTTGCCGCCAAACACGATCCCGTCAGAGACCTTAGTGAGTTTCTGTTTCAGTCTGGCTATACATTTGGCGTCTCTCTCGGGAAGCGACTAGACGTTGGACAAGCAACGCAGATCTGGGTGGTCCCAACTCCGAGTTCAAAGAAGCGTCGGCAAGATCGTACTGAGATTGTTCCGTTCATCGCCAAGGGGGTTCAGGCAGGACTCAAGAACGCCCTCGCCCTTCGTACCGATCCCGAATATCTTCATACTGGCGCGAGGGGCCGCACGGTCCCTGATGTTAGAGTCGTGCGCGCTGTGCAGCTCCGCCCAACCACAGCTACCACCTCTGCTGAAGCAGAAACTTCCGTATCTGTCCTCAAACGACTATGTCTTGAAGCCAGGCTACGAGGAGGGGGCGGCTCGCAGCAGGGACACGGAGTTCGCGCAAGAGGCCTTGCACGAACCGGAATGATGGAGCCCACCTCTGAACTCCCGAAGAACGTGAGAATAGTCGTTGTTGACGACGTCTGCGCGTCGGGAGCAACGCTACGAGAAGTGCTAAGACACGTTGGCAATCAAACCTTGGCGATCACCGTGATAGCAGTGAGCAGACCGTCTCACCCGGGGGAGGCAATGTACTCGAATGATCCGGATATCGGACGCCACGAAGCACCGACCCGCTGAAACGCGGTCTGATCCTCTCGTTGAGTTATCCACTCAGAGGCGCCCACTCCGGAGTTCACCCAACGGACCTCGTCCGGAGCCGGCGATCTAGCCAAAAATCCTCCGATCGGCACTACCTTGACCTGGCGTTCCTCCGTCTCCGGGACTGCATCGCTAGTCAGGGTGAGCAGCACGGTTGAGCCCGCCCAAGAGATACTCAGGGCCGGGTCAATCACCCTCTCCTCCAAACTCAGCCGAGAAATGGAAACCTTGCCCTCGCCGTCCGTCACCAGGGTCCCGATCCAAACTCCACCCGAACGGGTCAACAGAGCAATCCTTGCGCCATCAGGAGAGATCGCCACCTGCACGATCTCTTGTTCACTGAGTCCTGTTGGAATCGTTGCAGGCTCTGCGGATGGCTGAATCAGGGCAACCTCGCCGCTGTTTCCCGAGGTTGTTGTCCACACATTTCCCCATCGATCAATGCTCGGCTTTGAGGCTCCGGCAAGTTCCAGTGTTCTTACTTCTCCACCGCCAACCGGAGCGATCGAGACGGAATGTGCGTTTCCGATCCACGCAACGGGACTGTCCTTCAGAGGTCCGACAGCGGGATAGCTAGGATTTTCTCCTAGTTCTTCAGCAGACAGTAGTACCCGACTGTCCGAGAGAAGACCGATGCTCAGTGCACCTTCCTCAAGCCAGACAATCCGTTCAAAGCTGTAGTCGGGACCGGTCGGCAGGTCTGGTGCGTCCAGGTTTACGTCGTTCACCGCTATCTCAACGTCCGTTACGCTTGCAGACTGTTTTAGGGTCTCTGTAATCTCCCACTTCAAAAGTCTGCGCAGCTGAGCGTCATCGGGTAGCTGCCCGCGCAAATCCACCCGCGCGACACCTTTAGTAACGTCCACGCTTTGGGTCGTGAGATCCAGTCCCTCGGCCAAATGATTCATCACCGCGCCCTCCAGTATCTCCGGAGGACCCTGCAATACTGCCTGCGCCAAGTGAGAGGCAACGCGCGACCTGGACACCCACCTGGGATCCGCAACCAGACTCTGGCCGTCTGCCGAGACGAAGTAGACGTTGTAGGAACCAAACTCCGTGGTGAAGGACGACTGCGAGAGAATCACCCCGTCTTCGAGACCCGCAATCCTCCATTCACCGTCCTGTCTCGCAAGTCGAAAACGCAACGTCGTCGCTGTGTACATTCCGAACTCGTGCAGGAACCCGTCCTCGCCCACTGTCGCCGTTGCTGGAACAGTAAGCGTCACCTGCGCCGTATTTCCCGATTCTTCCTCGCCCATCTCCGGCACCGGGATATGGTCCGTTGGAAATATCGTCACCTGGGCGGTGGGCTGCCAGGTAGCGGCCGTGCTCGGAAGCAAATAGCTCTTGGCCGTGTCGTAGTTATCGAATGAACCGGCCGCACTCGCACGCAGGAAGTCCGAGATCAACTGTTCGGGCGTCGACCCCGCCTGGGGACCCGAGCCGATTTGCCCAAGTGGCTCGCGGTTGGGCGCCTCGATTGGGAACGAGTGTGGTGAACCAGCCATTGGTAGCTGAGCGCAACCGGTGACAAGAACGAGAGCCAACGTGAGCAGAAGTGCGATCGATCTTCGCATCACTCCCCCTCCCAGACCATCAGCGGAAACTCTGTAACTGCGCTCAAAGCCTCCCTGGGGAGTGTCACCACGAATGATGCTCCCTTCCCAGGCTCTCCCCACACGTTAATCACGCCGTTGTGTAGCTCGACGTCTTCTTTGGTTATTGCCAGTCCAAGACCGGTACCGCCTGTCGTGCGAGCCCTGGCCGGGTCCGCACGGAAGAACCTATCGAACACCTGTTTAGCGGTCTCAGGCGACATCCCCACCCCGTAGTCACGCACCCGAAGTGCGACCGATGTTTCACCGGCCGCCACGGTAACCTCAACGGGATTGCCCTCTGAATGCTCGTAGGCATTAACCAATAGGTTCCGAACCACACGCTCCATTCGTTTGGGGTCGAGCGGCACAGAACATCGTTCGGGCCTGGCTGAAAGTTGCACTTCCACACCCAGACGCCCAGCTAATCCCGCGTTTGCGTTGATAACTTTTTGTACGAGGGAGTAGACGTCGGTCGACTCGCCTTCCAACTTTGCACTGTTCGCATCGTACCTAGAGATTTCGAGTAGATCGGCCAGCATCTCTTCGAAGCGCTGTGCCTCAGAATGAAGCAGTTCTGCAGAGCGGTGTCCCGCTGGACTGAGCTCATCCCGCTCCTCGTAAATCATGTCCTCGGCCATGCGGATCGTCGTCAGCGGTGTACGAAGCTCATGTGAGACATCCGAAACGAACCGCTGTTGGAACTGCGATAGCTCGTCGTAGTCGTGAATCTGCTTCGAGAGGGAATCGGCCATGTCATTGAAGGCGCGCCCGAGCATCGCCATCTCGTCTCGTCCCTTTTCATTGACTCGACTATCCAAATCGCCGTCGGCGAGACGTTCGGCTGCTACGGCGGCATGGCGCACCGGTCGAAGCATCCGGTAGACAAGGTAGAAGGTCAACAGGCTCATGATGATCAAAATGGGGACAGCTCCCCACATCAACACGTTGATCACCAAGTCCACCGTCTTTTGTTCATTGGCCAGCGAGTACAAAATGTAGACTTCGGATTCGCCTGCTAAAGGAAGATCAATGAGCGTTCCCGCAAGAATCGCGGGCTCTGTCCGATCATCAGCTTCGAGTGGAACAGACTGCCAAGCTCCCTCGTCGTGAACAAGAACTTTACGCAGGCCGGACTGTGCAGCTAGTTCCTCGACGGTGCTGGACCCGAGGGCATTTATTCGAACTGCGGAGGCGTCCCTTTGAGTCGGGGTAAGGTACACCCCCACCGCCCCCGCACCCCGGGCAGATTCGAGCATCGAATTTAGTATCTGTGCTGCCGACTCCTGAACTTGATCCGGGGTTGCGGCCACCGACTGGTTCAGGCTCCCCTGTGCTGCAGAAAAGCGGAAAGAGGCGTCCTCTAGTATCGCGTCACGCCGTTGCTCAAACAGACCGGTACGAAGCTGGGTCGCCACCCAGAATGTGAACAGGGCGAGCACAATGGTCAAGAAAGCCGCCAACGTTGCCGCAATTCGCGTAGAGAGCGAACCAGCGAGCCAGCTGGGCGTCTCAAGCCGAGCAACCCTGCCGTCAGTGGCGGAGTCAGACTCGTGGGCGGTGCCCTCCGGGTTTCCGCTTGCAGGCGGGGTTTGATTCAAGAGCCTGTGCCAGCGCGATAACCAACGCCGCGCACAGTGATTATCAGCGAGGGGTTCTCGGGATCGCGCTCAATCTTGGAGCGCAAACGTTGGACGTGGACATTGACCAGGCGGGTATCCGCGGCGTGTCGATACCCCCAGACCTGTTCTAGTAGTTCCTCGCGACTGAAAACCCGCCAGGGTGCTTTGGCGAGGGCAACAAGAAGATCAAACTCAAGTGGGGTTAGGGAGACTTGCTCTCCGGCCCTGGTCACGTCATGTCCGGACACGTCAATCTGTAGATCGCCGAGCTGTAGCTGTTCTTCCTCTGTGTCCTGCTCGCCACGGAGCCTGGCCCGGACTCTCGCGACCAACTCTTTGGGCTTAAACGGCTTCGGCACATAGTCATCGGCCCCGGCCTCCAAGCCCTTGACCACGTCTTCCGTGTCAGAGCGAGCGGTGAGCATGACGATGGGCACATTGGATACCCGGCGAATGGCATCACATATCTGAAACCCGTTCTTTCCAGGCAACATAACGTCAAGCAGGACCAGGTTGGGCTCATGCCGCTGGAACGCAGCGAACGCTTGGTCACCGTCGTAGCAATCCACGACCTCGTAACCCTCAGCGCGCAAGACAATGCCGATCATCTCCGCCAGAGCGGCATCATCATCGACTACCAGAATTTTCGAAGGCATAAACCGATGGTGCCATGAACGGGGAAACCTGTCACGTACAACCCGCATTTCGCGCCATCGTCTACACCCGCCCGTATCACCTCCAGGCACAGACACGCCACTTTGCCGCATCTGGTGCGAAAGCGCTGTAGGACTCACAATGGTTTCATGAGCAATCAGAATGGAAGCTGGGAATGGCCCGCTGACTACCCTCCCCAAAACTATGGTTCGGCGCAAGGAAGCTGGGATCAAGGACCCTACTCTACCGGCCCGAAGCCGCCCGTGGTGCCATTTCGCCCCATCAGCATCGGCGACCTCTTCGAAGGAACCTTTGCGGCTATTCGCTCAAATCCCAAGGTCATGTTCACGTTCTCACTTGTGACCATGGCCATAGTCGGTACCATTGCCGGAATTGCGAACGCGTTTGTCTTTGAAAACCTTCCAGACTGGGCGGACGGCTTCGACCCCACGGTCTTGGACCCGGGCTCCTCCCCGATGATGACTTTGCCGACACTGTCGTTACAGTTGGTCATTTCCGTGTTGCAAGCAGCAGCCGCGATGTTGATTACGGGAATGCTTGTCCTATCTGTCACCAACGCTGTCGTCGGACTGAACAACGATATGACAAAGACCTGGGGACAGTTACGGCCCCGCTTTTGGAATCTCGTCGGTACGACGCTACTGGTCGGACTGATCATCGGTGGCATCGCCGTGATCGGAGTTATCGGCATAACTTTGCTAATTGTTGCGATCTCAAGTGCGATCGGTGACCCGGGTCTTTTCCTCGGGATTACTGCCCTCTTGATGATTCCAGTCTTCATTGCCGTAATCATCTGGTTGTCAATCCGGCTCTACTTTGCCACCATGTGTGCGGTCGTGGAAGATGTTTCTCCCACCCGGGCCCTCGCCCGATCATGGAACCTAACAAAG
The sequence above is a segment of the Actinomycetaceae bacterium MB13-C1-2 genome. Coding sequences within it:
- a CDS encoding LpqB family beta-propeller domain-containing protein, translated to MRRSIALLLTLALVLVTGCAQLPMAGSPHSFPIEAPNREPLGQIGSGPQAGSTPEQLISDFLRASAAGSFDNYDTAKSYLLPSTAATWQPTAQVTIFPTDHIPVPEMGEEESGNTAQVTLTVPATATVGEDGFLHEFGMYTATTLRFRLARQDGEWRIAGLEDGVILSQSSFTTEFGSYNVYFVSADGQSLVADPRWVSRSRVASHLAQAVLQGPPEILEGAVMNHLAEGLDLTTQSVDVTKGVARVDLRGQLPDDAQLRRLLKWEITETLKQSASVTDVEIAVNDVNLDAPDLPTGPDYSFERIVWLEEGALSIGLLSDSRVLLSAEELGENPSYPAVGPLKDSPVAWIGNAHSVSIAPVGGGEVRTLELAGASKPSIDRWGNVWTTTSGNSGEVALIQPSAEPATIPTGLSEQEIVQVAISPDGARIALLTRSGGVWIGTLVTDGEGKVSISRLSLEERVIDPALSISWAGSTVLLTLTSDAVPETEERQVKVVPIGGFLARSPAPDEVRWVNSGVGASEWITQREDQTAFQRVGASWRPISGSFEYIASPG
- the raiA gene encoding ribosome-associated translation inhibitor RaiA, which translates into the protein MDIVVTGRNAEIHPNFRQAVEDKLEKVTLFYPRAQRVEVVLTHEGNPRLADRSERIELTVYGKGPVIRAEAESADRYSAVDLASAKLFERLRRMRDRVKDRRKGKGNGAPEPSELTPEIVDDQLNEDFTDAEDWALRSAEDLKVGEVREEQLGDSPVLVRQKVHEAAPMSVDEALQQMELVGHPFFLFIDQDTMQPCVAYHRKGWTYGIIRLNTRVDSEGVAHS
- a CDS encoding phosphoribosyltransferase family protein, whose translation is MAYYWAMTLDLAAWAGQVSRIHQTLQALIWSAQCAGCNKWDELLCSRCASLATRPPTSFALEDAQGIPSWPMIASGEYEGELRNILLAAKHDPVRDLSEFLFQSGYTFGVSLGKRLDVGQATQIWVVPTPSSKKRRQDRTEIVPFIAKGVQAGLKNALALRTDPEYLHTGARGRTVPDVRVVRAVQLRPTTATTSAEAETSVSVLKRLCLEARLRGGGGSQQGHGVRARGLARTGMMEPTSELPKNVRIVVVDDVCASGATLREVLRHVGNQTLAITVIAVSRPSHPGEAMYSNDPDIGRHEAPTR
- a CDS encoding LysM domain-containing protein, with translation MDARTKAMAVVQHSSLASRKTTPPPERRYSPLHQKSSTQNRCRSLGGLRALLTPALALSLTVFASNHLLSAIAVGGFYGPVGLALIFTVVIEAIALWFLVWSVLALLSTVPQLPTRFRSKLAGSVISYAPAAARTIASRALVSTAIAGSALVGPTAFAEDLGSGVDDLLWDSAPVATKTLEVASSDMQEVWLPGATPEPLADGSSEVSSAANPDPLAGPSTVEESAEPSLPLMSTVSPDAASTAAKEREDASMLNPVGTLMALSEPEVIGQGNPASTSRHGSHTEPINILSQHQFRDLDLTATQRAEGPRPLAAAESTKATTAAQVKTGIKALQYVVEPGDCLWNIAKSQLPQGTQDRDIEEAWKQIYLDNQENIGPDPNLIEPGQTLSLRV
- the mtrB gene encoding MtrAB system histidine kinase MtrB; translated protein: MNQTPPASGNPEGTAHESDSATDGRVARLETPSWLAGSLSTRIAATLAAFLTIVLALFTFWVATQLRTGLFEQRRDAILEDASFRFSAAQGSLNQSVAATPDQVQESAAQILNSMLESARGAGAVGVYLTPTQRDASAVRINALGSSTVEELAAQSGLRKVLVHDEGAWQSVPLEADDRTEPAILAGTLIDLPLAGESEVYILYSLANEQKTVDLVINVLMWGAVPILIIMSLLTFYLVYRMLRPVRHAAVAAERLADGDLDSRVNEKGRDEMAMLGRAFNDMADSLSKQIHDYDELSQFQQRFVSDVSHELRTPLTTIRMAEDMIYEERDELSPAGHRSAELLHSEAQRFEEMLADLLEISRYDANSAKLEGESTDVYSLVQKVINANAGLAGRLGVEVQLSARPERCSVPLDPKRMERVVRNLLVNAYEHSEGNPVEVTVAAGETSVALRVRDYGVGMSPETAKQVFDRFFRADPARARTTGGTGLGLAITKEDVELHNGVINVWGEPGKGASFVVTLPREALSAVTEFPLMVWEGE
- the secA gene encoding preprotein translocase subunit SecA — encoded protein: MSFVDKILRAGEGRQLRKLDSIATQVDALDEDFAKLSDEELQAKTDEFKARLADGETLDDILVEAFATVREAAWRVLRMKPFHVQVMGGAALHGGNIAEMKTGEGKTLVATMPSYLRALEGKGVHVVTVNDYLAEYQSEMMGRIYKFLGLTVGCVLQGQTPEQRRDVYSADITYGTNNEFGFDYLRDNMAQRPEDQVQRGHNFVIVDEVDSILIDEARTPLIISGPASGDLNRWYTEFARISQVLEPDVDYEVDEKKRTVGILEPGIEKVEDQLGVDNLYEAANTPLIGFLNNAIRAKELYHRDKDYIVTNGEVLIVDEHTGRVLPGRRYNEGMHQAIEAKEKVEIKAENQTLATVTLQNYFRLYPEGSRSGMTGTAETEAAEFASTYKIGVIPIPTNRDMIRVDQSDLVYPTMKGKLNAIIDDIAERHKKGQPVLVGTTSVEKSELLASMLAERGIPRQVLNAKEHEREAQVVAMAGRKGAVTVATNMAGRGTDIMLGGNAEFIAQANLKSRGLDPDEYPEEYREAWADALEDARRAVSEEHDEVAELGGLYVLGSERHESRRIDNQLRGRSGRQGDPGESRFYLSMEDDLMRLFNSGMAQRIMMSGAYPEDMPLESRMVSRSIQSAQQQVESRNFEIRKNVLKYDDVMNAQRSLIYDERARVLGGEDLADQIDQFQESLVSNAVAQFTAAERSEDWDLDKLWVELRGYYPVSVTVDEVLEEHGGPQAITREDIAFELTGDIKAAYQTMIEELADNPIAVDQLGEDPRSELQRRVVLATVDRLWREHLYEMDYLKEGIGLRAMGQRDPLVEYKDEGALMFQAMMERIQEESVQQLFNYATQFQKLQEQREELLASGVDISGSGMAAAGIATNAAATSASEADKDDAARQNTAKEKNPRKQSPAPAAGVKSVMGDVGRQAAPKRMTLEGPGATQTVGGASKPGQAGMNRAQRRAQSKKKGGSKKR
- the mtrA gene encoding MtrAB system response regulator MtrA, with translation MPSKILVVDDDAALAEMIGIVLRAEGYEVVDCYDGDQAFAAFQRHEPNLVLLDVMLPGKNGFQICDAIRRVSNVPIVMLTARSDTEDVVKGLEAGADDYVPKPFKPKELVARVRARLRGEQDTEEEQLQLGDLQIDVSGHDVTRAGEQVSLTPLEFDLLVALAKAPWRVFSREELLEQVWGYRHAADTRLVNVHVQRLRSKIERDPENPSLIITVRGVGYRAGTGS
- a CDS encoding Rv3235 family protein encodes the protein MTAQTIVSAQRHSPRMKRPIRSYAPLYPPHQSSRLTIDVDSDASSFFAASKPSPSDDKPEPWARALAGAILDAVEGRRDLRSLDRWITRELFTQLTKSCRPYQKTDQKPRRAQPYSTRTWYASSRVVEIAVTVWDQDRLRAVSMRLVRRNKGWIVVAVEYG